The following proteins are co-located in the Hevea brasiliensis isolate MT/VB/25A 57/8 chromosome 11, ASM3005281v1, whole genome shotgun sequence genome:
- the LOC110656154 gene encoding cytokinin dehydrogenase 3 — protein sequence MAVNYAVPAHSIVILLFVTRLVSAIGKSKPWTDFLPPNLLSLDFSERIRTDSLAIESASSDYGNIVHENPAAVLYPSSTQDIVSLIKFAYNNSAPFTVSARGRSHSVFGQAMAPNGVVVDMMHLRSHREQNGVIVSKNPSLGFYADVGGEQLWIDVLKATLEHGLAPVSWTDYLYLTVGGTLSNAGISGQSFRYGPQISNVYEMDVVTGKGELVTCSAHKNSELFYAVLGGLGQFGIITRARIGIEPAPKRVKWVRVLYSDFSAFTKDQERLISINGRKQSNALDYVEGSLLMNQGPPNNWRSSFFPSSDIPRIMSIVTQHGIIYCLEVAKYYDDTTQHSVAKELQQMYKGLSFIPGFKLEKDVSYVEFLDRVRNGELKLQSQGLWDVPHPWLNLFLPKSRISDFNSGVFRDIVLKRNITTGPVLIYPMNRNKWDDRTSAVIPDEEVFYTVGFLHSSGFDDWQKYDDQNKELLKFCEKAGIKVKQYFPHDKSKEEWINHFGSKWRTFRERKALFDPKMMLSPGQRIFN from the exons ACGCAGTTCCAGCTCATTCCATAGTCATATTATTATTTGTAACTCGTTTAGTGTCCGCAATAGGAAAATCCAAGCCCTGGACAGATTTCCTGCCACCTAATCTCCTAAGCCTTGATTTCTCCGAGAGAATTCGCACAGACTCTTTAGCCATTGAATCAGCCTCTAGCGATTATGGTAACATTGTCCACGAAAACCCAGCCGCAGTTCTTTATCCATCATCCACACAAGACATCGTGAGTCTAATAAAATTCGCCTACAATAATTCTGCTCCTTTTACTGTATCTGCTAGAGGCCGCAGTCATTCTGTATTTGGACAAGCTATGGCTCCTAATGGAGTAGTAGTAGACATGATGCATCTAAGGAGTCATAGAGAGCAGAATGGAGTTATAGTCTCAAAGAACCCTTCACTGGGGTTTTATGCAGATGTTGGAGGCGAACAGCTATGGATTGATGTGTTAAAAGCCACATTGGAGCATGGACTTGCACCGGTGTCATGGACCGATTACTTGTATCTCACCGTTGGAGGGACGCTCTCTAATGCTGGAATAAGTGGACAAAGTTTTCGATATGGTCCTCAGATCAGCAACGTCTACGAAATGGATGTTGTAACTG GAAAAGGCGAGCTTGTCACTTGCTCTGCGCACAAGAATTCTGAGCTATTTTATGCTGTTCTGGGCGGCCTAGGCCAATTTGGAATCATAACCAGGGCTAGAATAGGTATAGAGCCAGCACCAAAGAGG GTTAAGTGGGTACGGGTGCTTTACAGCGATTTCTCAGCCTTCACAAAAGACCAAGAACGTTTAATCTCAATCAATGGAAGAAAACAAAGCAATGCACTTGATTACGTGGAAGGTTCACTTCTTATGAACCAGGGTCCTCCAAATAATTGGAGATCTTCCTTTTTCCCTTCGTCTGATATCCCCAGAATAATGTCAATAGTAACCCAACACGGCATCATCTACTGTCTTGAAGTGGCCAAGTATTATGATGATACAACCCAACATTCTGTGGCCAAG gAACTTCAGCAAATGTACAAAGGGTTAAGCTTCATTCCTGGATTTAAGTTGGAGAAAGATGTGTCGTATGTGGAGTTTTTAGATAGAGTAAGAAATGGAGAGCTAAAGCTTCAGTCACAAGGACTCTGGGATGTTCCTCATCCATGGCTTAATCTTTTTCTGCCAAAATCTCGTATTTCTGACTTCAATTCAGGTGTTTTCCGAGACATTGTTCTTAAACGAAACATTACCACAGGACCTGTCCTTATTTACCCAATGAACCGAAACAA ATGGGATGATCGAACTTCTGCAGTCATACCAGATGAGGAAGTATTTTACACAGTGGGATTTCTGCATTCAAGTGGGTTTGATGACTGGCAGAAGTATGATGATCAGAACAAAGAACTGTTAAAGTTCTGTGAAAAAGCGGGCATCAAGGTTAAGCAGTATTTTCCCCATGACAAAAGTAAAGAGGAATGGATCAACCATTTTGGATCCAAATGGAGAACTTTTCGAGAGAGGAAAGCTCTGTTTGATCCAAAAATGATGCTATCGCCAGGCCAGAGAATTTTCAACTGA